GGCGGACCCGGTGCGCCGTCTCGATCGCGCCGCGCTTCTCGATCTTGCGGAGCACGGACAGCACCATGGGTTCATCTATCTCGGCAATCGGCAGCATCCCGACCCACGGGAAGACTTCCTTCTCCAGGCTCGTGATCACATCGCGGGCATGGACTGGCGTCCAGCGGTCCTTTTGCAGATCGTACCAGCCCCGTGCCAGTGCTTCGAAGGTATTGACTGCTGCGACCGCGCGTTCAACCTTTGCCTTGGCCGCCTCGATCCCCGGATCGCGGCCATCCGACAGGAGCCGTCGGGCATCGGCCTTGCGGTCCCGCGCTTCCTTCAGGCCCATATCGGGATAGCGGCCCAGGACCAGCCTTCGTTCCTTGCCGGCAAAGCGATATTTGAGCCGCCAGCTACGCAAACCTGCTTTCGAGACGAACAGGTACAGCCCTTCGGAATCGGCGAGCTTGTAGTCCTTCTGCCTGGGCATTGCCTGCCTTACGGCCATGTCGGTCAGCATCTGTGCCCCCAAAGTCGCGTTCCGCTGCCCCCATATGTGCCCCCGGATCGGGGTGGATGCAGGCGGAAGATCGGAAACAAATAGAGAACAATAATGGCCGCAGAATGGCGGAAAAGCAAGGAAATTAGCGCTTTATGGGATATCCTCGGATCGCGAGGTGGCGGAGACGGAGGGATTCGAACCCTCGATACCCCGATAGAGGTATGGCTCCTTAGCAGGGAGCTGGTTTCAGCCACTCACCCACGTCTCCGGAAGGAGGGCGCTATAGCGGCGGTATCGGGGGCCATCAAGGGCCGAGAAACGAAAAGCGCATCGGGCCGGAAATCGGCACTCTTCGCGGCGCTTGGCGGACTCGATTCGTCGCGGAATCGATTCGATTCACCGCCCATTCATTGCCGCTGCGGCCACAGTGGGGTCACACCATCGCCGGATGGGGTAAGCACGCGTATGGGCGAAGGCCGCCACACGTGCCGGACCGGCGGGGCGCATACGAGATCGACGGGAACTTAGCATGATCATCCAGAGCATCCTTGGACGCACATTGGGCCGCAAGGTCGGCACGGCTTTTGCTTTGGCAGCCGCATCGATGCTGGCGTCGACACCGGCCCACGCGCAGATGCAGACCATTGATCCCGACAGCGCCATCGACGGCGATCTGGCCCAATCGCAGACCGGCAATGACGGACAACTGCCGCCGGTGTCGGGTGATCCCTATGCCCAGTACCCCGCCCCGGCAGAGCCCACCTATCCCGTCGATCCGGCCGATCCCTACATGGAGCCGATGGCCCCCGCACCAAACACGCCCGCCCCGGCCCAGCCGGTTGAGCAAGGCACGACCGTGCAGACGGCGAACAGCCACGAAACCTATCAGGAAGACGACCTGATCGGCGCGGCAGAGGGCGTGTTCGGCAAGGGTGCCGAAGGGCTGGCCGACGTCATTCAGGACATTTTGAAAAAGCAGGGTCAGCCCAACGCCTATATCGTCGGGCGCGAGGCGGGCGGCGCCTTCGCCATCGGCGTGCGCTATGGCTCTGGCACGATGCACCACAAGGTAGAGGGCGAGCAGCCCGTGTACTGGACCGGCCCCTCAATCGGGTTCGACGCAGGCGCGAATGCCGGGTCGACTTTCGTGCTGGTCTACAACCTGTGGGACAGCGAGGAACTGTTCGAACGCTTCCCTTCGGGCGAAGGCCAGGCCTATCTCGTCGGCGGGTTCAACGTCAGCTATATGCGCAAGGGCGATGTCGTGCTGATCCCGGTGCGCGTCGGTGCGGGTCTGCGGCTGGGCGTCAACGCGGGCTACATGAAGTTTTCCAAAAAGCAGCGCTGGCTGCCGTTCTGATCGCAACACCTTTCCCGCAAACCTGATCGATTCGCGCGAAGGGCTTGCCCCGGCGCGCGCCAGTCGGCATGGAGCCGCCGGTTGTGACTCCCGCGACCGGTCTATCCCAATTCAGGACGCTGCCATGCTTGCCGATCTTCCCGCCCAGCCCGCCGATGCGCTTCTTGCGCTGATCAAGCTCTACGCCGCGGACGAACGCGCGGACAAGATCGACCTTGGCGTCGGCGTCTACCGCACCGGACAGGGCGAGACCCCGGTCTTCGGCGCGATCAAGGGTGCGGAAAAGAAGCTGTACGAAACGCAGGATTCGAAGGCCTACCTCGGCCCCGAAGGCGACATGGGTTTTGTCGAGGCGCTGAAGCCGCACATCTTCGGCACCGGCTTTGCCGCGATCGACCGGATCGACGGTATGCAGACCCCGGGCGGCACCGGGGCCGTGCGGCTTGCCGTCGGCCTAGCGAAGAAGGCGGGCATTACCCGCGTCATCATGGGCACGCCCAGCTGGCCTAACCACGCGCAAATCCTGAAGGACCTCGACCTTGAAGTCGTAACGTTCAACCACGCCAAGGACGGCGCGGTGGACATGAATGCGGTAAAGGCCGCGATCGCCGATGCGGGCGCGACCGATGCGATCCTGCTGCACGGTTGCTGCCACAACCCGACCGGCATCGATTATTCGAACGACGACTGGGACGCGATTGCCGCGCTGCTCGCCGACAAGGGCCTGCTGCCGATTCTCGACCTTGCCTATCAGGGCCTGGGCGACGGGATGGAAGCCGACGCCTATGGCGTGCGCAAGGTGATGGCCACGGTTCCAGAGGCGCTGCTGGCCTATTCGTGCGACAAGAACTTCGGCCTCTATCGCGACCGTGTCGGCGCGGTCTACGTCATGGCGGACAAGGACCAGCTGCCTGCTATCATGTCGAACGGTGCGGCACTGGCCCGCGCCAACTGGTCGATGCCGCCCGATCACGGCGCAGCGGCGGTTCGCCTCATCCTAGAGGACGAAGCGCTGACCGCGCAGTGGCTGGACGAGCTGGACCAGATGCGCACCCGCATGCGTCAGGTTCGCGACAAGCTGGCCGCGGCCGGCACGGCGGGCGGCGTGGACATGGTGCCCTATGGGACGCAGAACGGGCTGTTTGCGATGCTGCCGCTTTCGTCGGAGCAAATCCTGGCGCTCCGCAACGATCATGCGATCTATATGGCGGGTTCGGGCCGCATCAACGTGGCTGGCCTGACGATGGGCAATATCGACAAGTTCATCGACGCGGTAGCGGCAGTCAGCGCCTGATCGAGCGATGGACCGGCAGCCCACATTGACGGGCTCGCTGGTCCGTCTGCGCCCTTTGGTCGAGGCGGATCGCGACGCATTGTTCGCGGTCGCGTCCGACCCGCTGATTTGGGAACAGCACCCGGCGCATGACCGGTGGAAGCCGGATGTCTTCGCCGAATTTTTCGACGATGCGCTGGCCAAGGGCGGGGCGCTGGCGGTGGAAGATACGCGCGACGGCACGCTGATCGGATCGTCGCGGCTCCAGAATTATGACCCTGCCGATGGTGGTTCGGTAGAGATCGGCTGGACTTTCTTGGCCCGCGAACATTGGCGCACCGGCGTGAACCGCGAGATGAAGCGGATGATGCTGGACCATGCCTTCGTGCACGTCGCGAAAGTCGTCTTTACGGTTGGTGAGCAAAACCATCGTTCCCGTGCCGCGATGGCGGGAATGGGTGCGCAACCGACCGGTCTGGTGGAAGAGCACGACACGCCGACCGGCCGTGTCCGTCTGATCCAATATGCGCTGAGCCGGCCCGCCTAAAAGGCGCGAACGTCCTGCATCCGCTTCAGGTAGCGGGCGAGGACGTCTATCTCTAGATTAACGCCGTCGCCTTCCTTCAGCGCGCCCAAGGTCGTCACTTCGGCGGTATGCGGAATGATGTTAAGCGAGAAGCGCGCCGATCCGTCGGGCAAATCCTCTACCGCGTTCACCGTCAGCGATACGCCTTCGACCGTGATCGATCCCTTGCCCGCGATATAGGGTGCGATGGCATTGGGCGCGTCGATCTCAAGATGCATCGAGCCCCCGCGTTCTTCCCTCATCGCCACCCGTCCCACGGCATCGACATGGCCGGTAACGATATGCCCGCCCAGTTCGTCGCCCAGTTTCAGCGCAGGTTCGAGATTCAGGCGCGCGCCATCCTGCCATTGCAGCGGGGCGGTCTTGCTGATCGTTTCGTCGCTGACGTCGACCGCGAACCACGCGTCGCCCGCCGATCCGCCGCGTTCCACCACCGTCAGGCAGACGCCCGAACAGGCGATCGATGCGCCGATGGCGATCCTGGCCGGATCGAACGGGCAGGCGATGACAAGGCGGGTGTCGCCGGTACGGCTGACAGAGGTGACGGTGCCGATGGCGGTTACGATTCCGGTGAACATGCTTCGCCCTCTATCGGGTCCGCGCGTAGACTTCCAGCGTATCGGCACCCAGCATGCGACGGTCGGCAAATTTCCAGCGACCATGCGCCCCGGCCAGCGCACCCAGCCCTATGTCGGCAATCCCCGGCCTGCCGCCCCCGATGACGATAGGCGCGCAATAGACCAGCAGCCGGTCGACATGATCGGCGGCAAGGAACGCCGCTGCGGTCTGCGCGCCGCCCTCGACAAAGAGGTATTGCGCCGAGGCAAGCGGCGACAGATCGGCGGGGTCGGACAGTCTGTGCCAGCCATCGGGCGCAGGACTGCGGCTGAGCACCCAGCGCTCCGGGCTGCGCGTACCTAATCCGGGCAAGCGCACGTCGAGGCGGGGCCGGTCGGTGCGCAAGGTTCCACCCCCGACAAGGATCGCATCATGTCGCGCGCGTTCGAGGTGGGTATGCGCACGCGCCTCGGCTCCGGTGATCCACTGGCTCTCTCCGCTGGCCGTGGCAATGCAGCCGTCGATGGACAGCGCCAGTTTCAGCGTCACGAACGGCCGACCCGATTCGGCACGCATAAGGTATCCGGCCAGCGAAGCGCGCGATGCCGCGCACTCTGCCTCCACCACCGCGATCCCGGCTTCGCGCAGCATCGCGACGCCATCGCCAGCCGTGCGCGGATCCGGATCGCCGCAACCGACCACCACGCGCGCCACGCCAGCCTCTCGCAGTAGTCTCGCACAACACGGCCCGCGCTCGCTTTGATGCGCGCAGGGTTCCAGCGTTACATAGGCCGACGCACCGCGCGCAGCCGCACCCGCCGCTGCCAGTGCCATCGCCTCTGCATGGGGCCGCCCGCCCGGCTGGGTCCAGCCGCGCCCGACGACGCGTCCGTCTTTGACCAATACGCAGCCAACGGCGGGATTGGGGCGAGACAGCGGCCTGCCCCGCTCTGCAAGGAGGGCGGCGGCGTTCAGCCAGCGGCGGTCGCTATCGGTCAGATTGCCTTGCAACGCTGTTCCCGGCCTCGATCTCTTCCAGCGCACGTTGACGCGCTGCCTCTTCGGCTGCGGCCTGTGCGGCGCGTTCCGCTTCGCCCTCGGCCTTCGCGGCCTCTACGTCCATGCCCGATGCACGCCCGATCGCTTCGTAGACTTCGCGAACCTTCGCCTCACGCTCGGCGCGTTCAGCCCTTAACGCGTCCTGCTTTTCCTGGTTGGCGATGTTCGATGCCATGATCTCTTCATCGGTCCGGCCCGGTTCGAACGTGGTGATCCAGTCTATCTGCGGGCGCGGCGGCGGACCAACCTCTTCCTGTCCCCACATCAGGATGAAGATGGAACAAGTGAGCGCCGCGGATACCGCCATGATGCGTAGCCGATGCGGGTTTTCCTCCCGCCACACGCTATAGAAATCGCGCGCGGCGGCAAAGACGTTGAATAGCGAGAAAAAGCGCGAGAAGGCGGATCGGGATTGCATCGTTGCGGCTTTCATAGGGATTCGCCCCGGCTTTAGCCAGATGTGCCTGTCGCTCAGCCGAACGCGTTTAGTCGAATTGGGCGTATAGCGTGGGCCCGTGGCGCTTCAGCCATCGCTCTGCCGCAGCGAGGTCGGGATCGGCGATGCGGGCCAGCAAGGCATAAAATCGCGGCGAGTGATCGAAATGGACAAGGTGCGCGACTTCGTGCGCCACGACGGAGCGGCGGACATGGTCGGGCGCCATGATCAGCCGCCAGTTGATCCGCACCGTCCCCCCGTTTGAACAACTGCCCCACCGGCGGCGGGCGCGGCTGGACTTTATCTCGGGCACGGGCCGGTCGGCGCGGGCGCAGAATTCGGACAGGTCGGCGGCGGCGAAGGCCAGCAATTCGCCTTCCAGCCAGCGAGCGATGCGGCGGGCCACGGCATCCTGTGGGCCGCCGATACGCAGATCATCCCCGACCAGCGCCGGGGTGCGGGGCAGGCGGCTTTCCCAGACGATGCGCAAGGTGCGCCCGCGATAGGGTACGGTGCTGCCGGGGACGATGTCCTGCGCCTTGGGTACGGCGGAGCGGCGGCTGGCCAGCCATTCGCTGCGCGACCGGGCAAAGTCCGCGCCTTCCGAAAACGGGGCCCATCGCGGGATCGAGACACGCGCTTCGTTGCCATCGGCGCTAAGCCGCAAGGTCAGGCGACGCGCGGTTGGATGGCGGCGGACGATTAGCGGCAGGGCGGTTCCGTCCGGCATCGCCAGCGTGCCACGCCACTCAGTCGGCGGCGCCGCCTTGCGCTTCAGGAAGCTTTCCAGCCCGCGCCGCGCCCGGCTGGTCATTCGTCTTCCTCTTCGGGAGCCGGGACAAGCTGAAATCCCTCGATCATGACGTGCTCTTCGATCGGGCCAGCCTCGTCCTCGGATATGACGCGCCCCGCCACCGATATGCCCGCATCGATCACCGCATTCCGGTCACCGCTGATCAGATAATGCCATGAGGGCAGCGGTTCGCCCGCCGCGCGCAGCCGATAGGCGCAAGTCTGGGGCAACCATGCCAGTGTCCCTGCCGTTTCCCGCGTCAGTTGCAGGCAATCGGGCACTTTCGCCTTGCGGTTCGGGTAGTCGGTACACCGCGCCGTCTCGCAATCCAGCAGCGTGCAGGCGACGTTGGTTTCGTAGATCGCGCCGGTATCGGCATCTTCCAGCTTGTGCAGGCAACACTGCCCGCACCCGTCGCACAGCGCCTCCCACTCGGCATCGTTCAGCGTGTCGAGCGGGCGTTCCCAAAAAGGAGTGGCCCGGAAGGGGGGCGTTATTTCACCCATTTCGCCAGGTCTTGCGCCACCGCCTTGCCACCCTTGTCAGTGGGCAGAAGGGCGACCGGATTGCCTTGCGGATCGAACAGCACGGTCTGGTTGGTATGGTTGACGAGATAGCCGCCGTTTTCGGTCGGCTCGCCCTTTTCGAACCAGACGACGAACTTCTTGGCCGTGGCGGCAATATCATCGACGCTACCGGTCAGCCCGATCATGCGCGGGTGGAAGGAATCGGTGAACTCGGCCAGCACTTCGGGTGTGTCGCGTTCGGGATCGACGGTGATGAAGATCGGGGTGACGTTCTTGCCCTGCTCGGGACTGTCTTTCTCGAACTGGCGCAGGCCTTGTCCGATGGCGACGGCGTCGACCGGGCAGACATCGGGGCAGAAGGTGTAGCCGAAGTAGACGATCCGCCACTGTCCGGCGAATTCTTTCCATTCGACGGTCTTGCCGTCTTCGCCGGTCAGCGCGAAATCGCCGCCGATCAGCGCCCCGGCCAGCGGCGGTTCGGCGCTGGCATCGGCCTGCTTCGGCGCGTCGCAGGCGGCCAGCAGCAGGGGGGTAAGCAAAAGGGCGAAAAGACGCATGAAGCGGTTTGTTTCTTGGGGCATGGCGGGGCGGTTCATGTCCTGCTAAGAGGCTGGACGCAAGGGGAAGGACATCGCAATTTTCATGATCGGTCGCGCATTCGCGATCGGACGAGCGACGGGCGGACGAGCGACGGGCAAGATGGGTCTTATGAACACGGGTTTCACGTTTCGCGGCGGTTTGCGGGCCGCGGTTCTTTTTGCAGCGGCGGCGGGCCTTGCCACTTCGGTACCGGCGGCGGCGCAGTTTTCCGACGGGTACAAGTTTCTTGAAGCCGTGAAAAAGCGCGAGGGGGACGAGGTTACCAAGGCCCTGTCCGAACCCGGATCGACGATCATCAACACGCGCAATATCTCCACCGGGGAATCGGCGCTGCACATCGTGGTCGAACGCCGCGATCTCGTCTGGGTGAAGTTCCTGCTGCAAAAGGGCGCCAATCCCAATATCCGCGACAATAAGGGCGTGACCCCGCTCGAACTCGCCGCATCGCTTCGCTTTATCGAAGCGATCGAGGCGCTGGCAGAGGCCGGGGCCGATGTCGATGAGACGAATTCCACCGGCGAAACCGCCCTGATGCTGGCAACGCATATCCGCGATGGCGAGATGGCGAAGGTCCTGCTGGAACACGGTGCCAACCCCGACAAGACCGACAATTCGGGCCGCACCGCGCGTGAATATGCAGAGCTGGACGGGCGCACCAGCCCGGTCCTGGCGCTGATCCAGTCGTCGGATACGGAGAAGGACGCGGGAACCTACGGTCCCGCGATCCGCTGATCATATTATGCCCGCACCTGCCAACGCTTCGCCCGATCTTGCCGACCTGACGCTGGAGGAACTGGCTCAGGCGCTGGCCCCTGCCGTTGCGGATGCCGCGATTTTCGACGGGTGGAGCGAGAAGGCGGTTGCCGCTGCGGCAGAGCTGGAAGGCATCGATCCCGATGTCGCGCGGCTGGCCTATCCCGGCGGGGCGATGGACATGATCGCCGCGTGGATCGCCGAAACCGACCGCGCAATGGCAGAGGCGCTGCCCGCAGACATGCTGCAACAGATGGGCTTCGGCGGGCGGATCAAGGCGCTGTTGATCTTCCGCCTCGAACACGTTGCCGACCGGCGCGAAGCTTTGCGCCGGGCGCTTGCCGTGATGGCCAAACCGCAGAACGTGGTGCGCGCGGCAAAGCTGGGCTGGTCGTCTGCCGACCTGATGTGGCGCATGGCGGGCGACACTGCAGCCGATTTCAACCACTATTCGAAACGCGCTATCCTTGCCTCGATCTATGCCGCGACATTGGCCGTGTTCGTGGATGACGAGAGCGAGAATCAGGCGGACACTTACGCTTTTCTCGACCGGCGGCTGGAAGATGTGGCGCGGTTCGGCAAGGCCAAGGCGCGGCTGACCGGGGCGGATCGCGAACGGTTCAGCCCGGCGCGGTTGCTGGGACGCTTGCGCTATCCGGTCCGCTGATCGCAGGCAGCGATCGGTTTGATCTCGATCAAATAATGAGAATGAGTTGCAAAGTCTCTGACTTTGTGTGATCCGGCGCGTCAGCATGGCTGACCACTCCGAAAATTTGGCCGATTGGCCGCTGGGACAGGCCGCTCGCGTGCTTGCGGTGGACTGGGATTCTCTCGAATCGGGCGAGGCGCGCCGCCTCCACGCGCTTGGCATAGACTGCGGCGCGGTCCTGCGTCCGGCGCACCGCGGCATCTTTGCCGGACGCGATCCGATCGCGGTCGAGGTCGGTCGGATGACCGTGGCCCTTCGCCGGGCGCACGCCGTCGCCATCACGGTCGAAGCCGCGCCCGATGAAGACGTGCACCCGGCCTATGTCTCGGCAGGGGTTGGCGCGAAATGAGCCGCAATCCCCGTACGATTGCGCTGGTCGGCAACCCCAATGCGGGCAAGAGCGCGCTGTTCAATGCGCTGACCGGAGCGCGGCAGAAGATCGCGAACTATCCCGGCGTGACGGTAGAGCGCAAAGCGGGCCGCATGGCGCTGGCCAGCGGCGAACCTGCCGAACTGCTCGACCTGCCCGGTTCCTATTCGCTCGACCCGACCAGCCCGGACGAGGCGGTGACCCGCGACGTCGTGATGGGCAAGCAGGAAGGCCAGCGCCGCCCCGATGCCCTGATCGTCGTGGTCGATGCCAACAACCTCGAACAGCACCTCGTCTTCGCGCAAGAGGTAATCGGGCTGGGTCTGCCGACCGTGGTCGCGCTCAACATGGTGGACCTTGCCGCGCGCGACGGGCTGGTGCTGGATGCCGAAGCCTTGCAGGAATCGCTGGGCGTCCCGGTGGTGGAAACCGTTGCCGTGCGCCGGCGCGGCTTGGAAACGCTGACCGGCGCATTGGGCAAGGCCTGCAACGAATGGCCCGAAGACCCGCCGCTGCCCGCGCATATCGACATGGTGGAACGCCGCGTCAGCGCGCGCGCGATGGCCAAGGGCGCCATCGTTTCCGAAACGCGCCAGCGCAGGCTGCATCGCGGGCTGGACAAGGTGCTGTTGCATCCTTGGCTGGGGCCGGTGATCCTGTTCGCATTGTTGTTCGTGGTTTTTCAGGCGGTATTCGCATGGGCCACGCCCTTCGCCGATGCGCTGGACGGAGCGGTAGGTGCTTTGTCCGAAGCCGTGACTGCGACGATGGCGCCCGGCCTGATTCGCGATGCGATTACAGAAGGCGTGCTGGCTGGCGTCGGCTCGGTGGTCGTTTTCCTGCCGCAGATCGTGATCCTGTTCTTCTTCATTCTGGTGATGGAGGCGACCGGATACATGGCGCGCGCTGCGTTCCTGATGGACCGGATGATGGCCTATGTCGGGTTGTCGGGGCGCAGTTTCATCCCGCTGCTGTCCAGCTTTGCCTGCGCCATTCCCGGCATCATGGCGACCCGCAGCATCTCCGATCCGAAGGACCGGCTGACCACGATCCTGATCGCGCCGATGATGACGTGCTCGGCGCGGCTGCCGGTCTATGCTGTGATCATCGCGGCGTTCATTCCGGCGACCAGTGTTGGTCCGGGGGTGGGCCTGCAAGGGCTGGTGCTGTTCGCGCTCTATATCGCGGGAATCGTCGGGGCGATGGTCGTCGCGCTGGTCCTGCGGCGCAGTGTGGCCAAGGGGCAGGCGTCGGGTTTCATCATGGAGCTGCCGCGCTATCAGATGCCCCGCGTGAAGGACATCGCCATTGGCCTGTGGCAGCGCGCCTATATCTTCCTGCGCCGCGCTGGCACGATCATTTTTACCGTGACGGTGGTGCTGTGGTTGCTGCTCTCTTTCCCACAGGCGCAGCCGGGTGAGAATCAGGTCGATGCCTCGTTCGCGGGCAAGATCGCCAATGGACTGGCCGTGGTGGTCGAACCGATCGGCTTCAACCGCGACATGGCGCTGGCGCTGATCCCGGCGATGGCCGCGCGCGAGGTGGCGGTCTCGTCGCTGGCGACCACATATGCGGTCGCGGCGGATGACGAGGAAGAGGCGGCAGAGGCGCTCGGCGCGCAACTGGCACGCGACTGGTCGCTGCCGATGGCATTGTCGTTCCTGGCGTGGTTCGTGTTCGCGCCGCAGTGCCTGTCGACGATCGCGGTTGCAAAGCGTGAGACCAATGGGTGGAAGTGGCCCGCGTTCATGCTCGCCTACCTGTTCGCCCTAGCCTATCTGGCGGCCGGAGCGACGTTCTGGATTGCCACGGCGGCGGGGCTTTGACCGCTCCCATCGAACCCCTGCGCGGTCCATCCTGTCGATAAGGTAGCGAAACGGCATCGCGCCCGGTTGGCGGGGCGCGATGGCACGCCCTATATCCTCTGCCCAGAATCACTTTTTCGCGTGGGGCTCTGGTCCCGCGCTCACCCCAATTCACGGCGGAGAGAACATGGCGGGCAGCGTCAACAAGGTCATCCTAATCGGCAACCTCGGCGCCGACCCCGAGATCAAGAGCTTTCAGAACGGTGGCCGCATCGCCAACCTGCGCCTTGCGACGTCGGAAACGTGGAAGGACCGCCAGACGGGAGAACGCAAGGAACGCACCGAATGGCATTCGGTCGTCATCAATTCCGAGGGCCTTGTCGGCGTTGTCGAGCGGTTCCTGCGCAAAGGGTCCAAGATTTACATCGAGGGCCAGCTGCGCACCCGCAAGTGGCAGGACCAGAACGGCAACGACCGCTACACGACAGAGGTTTCCGTTGGCGGCATGGGCGGTGTGCTGACCATGCTCGACGGTGCGCCCTCAGGCGGCGGCAACCGTGGCGGTGGCGGCGGTGATTGGGGCGGCGGCTCGTCGGGCGGCAGCTCTGGCGGATGGAATCAAGGTGGCAGCGGTTCGGGCGGATCGTCCGGTGGCGGCTGGAACCAGGGCGGAGGCGGCTCTGGTGGCAGCAGCGGCGGTATATCGGGCGGCGGCTACGACGATCTGGACGACGATATTCCGTTTTGATCGGGGCTAGTTGCCCAAATCTTTCAGCGCTGCGAACGGGTTTTCCTTCTCCGGCTCTTCCAGCCCGATGTCCTTGCGCACCTGATCGGCGTTTGGGCCGGTGGCATAGGGATCGATCGCCACCGCAAGGCTCTGAGCAACGGCTTCGCCAAGGTCGAAACGGTCGCCGGTATAAGTGATCTCGTCGCAGTCATCGGCGTCGAGCTCGATTTCCTCGTCGAACGACGCCTCTTCCGCCTCGCTTTCGGGCACGAAGCGCATGGTCAGCGCTTCGTCGATGCTGACCGGCAGGTCCTCGCCCGAAATCGCGCAGCTCTGCACGATCTTCGCGTGCAACCGTCCTTCTGCGGAAACGACCGCGTCCTTGCG
The sequence above is a segment of the Croceicoccus naphthovorans genome. Coding sequences within it:
- the feoB gene encoding ferrous iron transporter B; the encoded protein is MSRNPRTIALVGNPNAGKSALFNALTGARQKIANYPGVTVERKAGRMALASGEPAELLDLPGSYSLDPTSPDEAVTRDVVMGKQEGQRRPDALIVVVDANNLEQHLVFAQEVIGLGLPTVVALNMVDLAARDGLVLDAEALQESLGVPVVETVAVRRRGLETLTGALGKACNEWPEDPPLPAHIDMVERRVSARAMAKGAIVSETRQRRLHRGLDKVLLHPWLGPVILFALLFVVFQAVFAWATPFADALDGAVGALSEAVTATMAPGLIRDAITEGVLAGVGSVVVFLPQIVILFFFILVMEATGYMARAAFLMDRMMAYVGLSGRSFIPLLSSFACAIPGIMATRSISDPKDRLTTILIAPMMTCSARLPVYAVIIAAFIPATSVGPGVGLQGLVLFALYIAGIVGAMVVALVLRRSVAKGQASGFIMELPRYQMPRVKDIAIGLWQRAYIFLRRAGTIIFTVTVVLWLLLSFPQAQPGENQVDASFAGKIANGLAVVVEPIGFNRDMALALIPAMAAREVAVSSLATTYAVAADDEEEAAEALGAQLARDWSLPMALSFLAWFVFAPQCLSTIAVAKRETNGWKWPAFMLAYLFALAYLAAGATFWIATAAGL
- the ssb gene encoding single-stranded DNA-binding protein, whose translation is MAGSVNKVILIGNLGADPEIKSFQNGGRIANLRLATSETWKDRQTGERKERTEWHSVVINSEGLVGVVERFLRKGSKIYIEGQLRTRKWQDQNGNDRYTTEVSVGGMGGVLTMLDGAPSGGGNRGGGGGDWGGGSSGGSSGGWNQGGSGSGGSSGGGWNQGGGGSGGSSGGISGGGYDDLDDDIPF
- a CDS encoding DUF177 domain-containing protein, with the translated sequence MTHELSELSRWIAVRQCEGREVEVTADAAERDRLAERFDLVSVESLEATVVLHRKDAVVSAEGRLHAKIVQSCAISGEDLPVSIDEALTMRFVPESEAEEASFDEEIELDADDCDEITYTGDRFDLGEAVAQSLAVAIDPYATGPNADQVRKDIGLEEPEKENPFAALKDLGN